A genomic stretch from Malus domestica chromosome 15, GDT2T_hap1 includes:
- the LOC103444827 gene encoding haloacid dehalogenase-like hydrolase domain-containing protein At4g39970 isoform X2 produces the protein MACITIPLSSSSSSSFILSHTTLVRFRTPRNLSISSTRKRLSLSVSVSASSSALQALIFDCDGVILESEHLHRQAYNEAFAHFNVRCSSSASQPLNWDLHFYDQLQNQIGGGKPKMRWYFKEHGWPSSTIFEKPPEDDEGRAKIIDTIQDWKTERYKEIIKSGTVEPRPGVIRLMDEAKASGKKLAVCSAATKSSVILCLENLIGIERFQGLDCFLAGDDVKEKKPDPLIYITAAKRLGVSEKDCLVVEDSVIGLQAATKAGMSCVITYTSSTAEQDFKDAIAIYPDLSSIRLKDLELLLQNAAIAN, from the exons ATGGCGTGTATCACGattcctctctcttcctcctcctcttcctcttttaTACTCTCACACACAACCCTCGTTCGGTTCCGAACCCCCAGAAATCTTTCCATCTCCTCCACACGAAAGCGGCTCTCACTCTCAGTTTCGGTCTCAGCTTCCTCCTCTGCTCTCCAAGCTCTGATTTTCGACTGCGACGGCGTAATACTCGAGTCCGAGCACTTGCACCGCCAAGCTTACAACGAGGCCTTCGCTCACTTCAATGTCCGCTGCTCTTCCTCTGCCTCTCAACCCCTCAACTGGGACCTCCACTTCTACGATCAGCTCCAGAACCAAATCGGCGGTGGCAAACCCAAAATGCgatg GTACTTTAAGGAGCACGGTTGGCCGTCGTCCACAATCTTCGAGAAGCCTCCGGAAGACGATGAGGGCCGAGCCAAGATCATTGATACTATTCAG GATTGGAAAACAGAAAGGTACAAAGAAATTATCAAATCCGGAACT GTGGAACCAAGACCAGGAGTTATAAGATTGATGGATGAGGCCAAGGCTTCT GGGAAAAAGCTTGCTGTTTGCTCTGCAGCAACTAAAAGTTCAGTAATTCTATGTCTTGAAAACCTTATAGGAATT GAGCGTTTTCAGGGTCTTGATTGCTTCCTTGCTG GTGATGATGTAAAGGAAAAAAAGCCTGATCCTTTGATTTATATTACTGCTGCCAAG AGACTTGGAGTCTCGGAGAAAGATTGTTTGGTCGTGGAGGACAGTGTTATTGGTCTACAG GCAGCAACAAAAGCTGGGATGTCATGTGTCATTACCTACACCTCTTCAACAGCTGAGCAG GATTTCAAAGATGCAATAGCAATCTACCCTGACTTGAGTAGCATAAG ACTGAAAGACTTGGAATTGTTACTTCAAAACGCTGCCATTGCCAATTAG
- the LOC103444827 gene encoding haloacid dehalogenase-like hydrolase domain-containing protein At4g39970 isoform X1 has product MACITIPLSSSSSSSFILSHTTLVRFRTPRNLSISSTRKRLSLSVSVSASSSALQALIFDCDGVILESEHLHRQAYNEAFAHFNVRCSSSASQPLNWDLHFYDQLQNQIGGGKPKMRWYFKEHGWPSSTIFEKPPEDDEGRAKIIDTIQDWKTERYKEIIKSGTVEPRPGVIRLMDEAKASGKKLAVCSAATKSSVILCLENLIGIERFQGLDCFLAGMLITFELQNPYLGFYVTTLFAFQRLGVSEKDCLVVEDSVIGLQAATKAGMSCVITYTSSTAEQDFKDAIAIYPDLSSIRLKDLELLLQNAAIAN; this is encoded by the exons ATGGCGTGTATCACGattcctctctcttcctcctcctcttcctcttttaTACTCTCACACACAACCCTCGTTCGGTTCCGAACCCCCAGAAATCTTTCCATCTCCTCCACACGAAAGCGGCTCTCACTCTCAGTTTCGGTCTCAGCTTCCTCCTCTGCTCTCCAAGCTCTGATTTTCGACTGCGACGGCGTAATACTCGAGTCCGAGCACTTGCACCGCCAAGCTTACAACGAGGCCTTCGCTCACTTCAATGTCCGCTGCTCTTCCTCTGCCTCTCAACCCCTCAACTGGGACCTCCACTTCTACGATCAGCTCCAGAACCAAATCGGCGGTGGCAAACCCAAAATGCgatg GTACTTTAAGGAGCACGGTTGGCCGTCGTCCACAATCTTCGAGAAGCCTCCGGAAGACGATGAGGGCCGAGCCAAGATCATTGATACTATTCAG GATTGGAAAACAGAAAGGTACAAAGAAATTATCAAATCCGGAACT GTGGAACCAAGACCAGGAGTTATAAGATTGATGGATGAGGCCAAGGCTTCT GGGAAAAAGCTTGCTGTTTGCTCTGCAGCAACTAAAAGTTCAGTAATTCTATGTCTTGAAAACCTTATAGGAATT GAGCGTTTTCAGGGTCTTGATTGCTTCCTTGCTGGTATGTTGATTACTTTTGAACTTCAAAATCCTT ATCTTGGTTTTTATGTAACTACATTGTTTGCCTTCCAGAGACTTGGAGTCTCGGAGAAAGATTGTTTGGTCGTGGAGGACAGTGTTATTGGTCTACAG GCAGCAACAAAAGCTGGGATGTCATGTGTCATTACCTACACCTCTTCAACAGCTGAGCAG GATTTCAAAGATGCAATAGCAATCTACCCTGACTTGAGTAGCATAAG ACTGAAAGACTTGGAATTGTTACTTCAAAACGCTGCCATTGCCAATTAG
- the LOC139191871 gene encoding 7-deoxyloganetin glucosyltransferase-like, translating into MLTQRLDYTDRWCKIGSKQEGSKFPEIDLFKDVYVQPGDETSKQLHVAMVEKGVIVLQKVTSQLPPETPIEDVIVPEDVGFEIMTEVLNQKFSRRHGKVVRGMRKARVRETGASSSRSTTGEVNALKEEVATLKGVPVIYWPFFAVQKTNCRYTCTAWEMGVEVSPDVKRDEVEGPVKKILDGEEGMKMRAKAKEWKSVETTDIQGEGSSYNNFKRLIEALQCGK; encoded by the exons ATGCTTACTCAACGCCTTGATTACACGGACCGATGGTgtaaaattgggtccaaacaagaGGGTTCTAAGTTCCCAGAGATCGACCTGTTCAAGGATGTTTACGTTCAACCTGGCGATGAGACTAGTAAGCAGCTTCAT GTTGCTATGGTGGAAAAAGGCGTTATTGTTCTCCAAAAAGTAACATCGCAACTTCCCCCGGAGACCCCGATCGAGGACGTCATTGTACCCGAGGATGTAGGTTTTGAGATCATGACCGAGGTCCTGAATCAGAAGTTCAGTCGTCGTCATGGCAAAGTTGTTCGGGGCATGAGGAAGGCGCGGGTTCGTGAAACGGGTGCCTCCTCTTCCAGATCAACCACAGGAGAGGTCAATGCTCTGAAGGAGGAAGTGGCAACCCTAAAAG GTGTGCCTGTAATCTACTGGCCTTTCTTTGCTGTGCAAAAAACGAATTGTCGATACACATGCACTGCCTGGGAAATGGGAGTGGAGGTGAGCCCCGATGTGAAGCGAGATGAAGTTGAAGGCCCCGTTAAGAAAATACTTGACGGAGAAGAGGGGATGAAGATGAGGGCCAAGGCAAAGGAATGGAAGAGCGTCGAAACTACGGACATCCAAGGCGAAGGATCATCGTACAATAATTTCAAGAGATTGATTGAGGCTCTCCAATGTGGGAAGTGA